ACATCTTAGCAATCGTCATCAACACTAGTGCACGGTAGTCAGCCTCACATATAGATATGACACCCTCGTCTAACAAGTAACTCATCATAAGGCATGGCGTGGCGCCCTTACGCATTATGAACGGGAAGCAGTCTATCGTGACCGCAGATGCTCCACGCTCGCTAGCAAGCTTCTTCGCAGCAGCGGCCAATCTTACCGGCTTCTCGAGCAGCCTAGCATCCACGCCACCCAGATCAAAATGTGAACGTAGATACTCATACACCTCACGTACATCAACATTCTCCATGGTCTTGTCTAGTTCTTCTGATGTCACATTCTCGACTCGGAACCCGAAACGACGCGAAGCCTCAACACCCTCATCGTATACTCTCTCAGCGTCTATCTGCAATACCTTCAGGTTTCTTAGCTCTACTACCGCACGCACTGCTCTTACAACCGCAGCTGCCTCCTCAACGGCGTCGGACGGCCTAAGAGCCTCGATTAGGTATACTGGATATCCCTCACTCTCTAGCCTGGATTTAGCGCTTAGCGCAGAGGCCATACTGTTGTGGAAACCGTGGGCCAATAGTACGATCGGCTTTTTGCCACCCATTGCCTCTGCCATCATCTTTATTAGTTTACTCGACCCGCCGGTTAGTACAGCAATGAACACCGCATCGGCCTCTTGAAGCCCACCAGCTTGCATTTTCACGTCATTCTCGTCTGTTATCACTTGGAATGGCTCAATGTTCAACGACTGATACAGGCTGCGGAACTCCTCCCAAATCTTCTCGTAGTATTCGCGACCATGTACCTTGCTAGCCACTCCAAAGCCGTAGAGCTTCGCTCTCAACGCGCAAACCCCGAGAGGTATCGAAATACTGGCAGCCAGAGTGCAAAACTCTATCTCTAACCCCACCTTGGAGAGAACTACAACGCTTACTCATCCACGCGTCTCTTGACACATTGAACATTCTTACATTCGGTTATCTCGCGGATCATCTCCTCGGGAGAGGGTATATCCAAGCCAGCCTCATCAGCGAAGAACGCGTGTATCGTCTCCACGTCGTGTTTTAGAAACTCCATGGCAAGTGGATGGTTTAGATCTACTGCCTGCGCGACATCAATTATGTAGATTTTGCCATCAAGATACATTATGTTGTATTCCGATAGGTCCGCGTGCACGAGGCGCGCGCAACAGTAAATCCTCTTCATATTCTCGAATACCTGGTTGAACACGTTGACCAACTCCTCTTCATCAAGCTCCTTGTAAACCTCTTTGATTAGGGGCGCTCTCTTACCCTCACGTCCAATGAACTCCATGACGATTATGTTCTGGTAAACAAGATACGGTTTAGGTACCTGAACCCCCGCTTCGTACATCCTCTTTAGGTTCCTGAACTCCTTTCTGGCCCACGCAAAGAAGAGGCGTTTAGTATTACTTAGATCAACGCCTTCAAACCGGGGGTCACCCATTATGTATTTGTATATGCTACGACGGAACTCAGCCGTAGCCGTCAAGTATATCTTGACCGCATACTCCTTGCCGTCCCTACCAACAGCACGGTAGACTCTAGCCTCTTTACCCGCGCTAACCACGCCCGCAAAACGGTCAAGCTTTAACCGTCTCATTACCTCATAGGCTGCCATCAGGGTCTGATGGTCCCATACCTCCTCGACGGTCTCAAAAAGATCGCGATCCTTTAGACGCTTGTAACGCCTCCCGCCCAGACAAGTATCACCCCGCGCGTCACTCGGCCTCCTCGGCCTCTATTAGCTCCAGTAGCTCCTCTGGGATAACCCCCTTCTCGACAAGCCTACGGACCTCGTCCTTCGAGTATCGATATATGACGTCTCCCCGCTCGGGCTTGAAGTCCCAGGGTGCAACTAGTATCAGATCACCCTCTCTCATCCATACCCTTCTTCTCATGCTGCCGGGTATGCGCACCTTACGCGTCATACCATCGGCGCATCTAGCCAGGATATAATCCGCACCCAAGAGACGCTCTATGACGCAAAGGGTGGTTCCCTCCTCGGGGTTTGGGAGCGGAGGCTCACGCGTACTGCTAGTCTCCTCGCGCCTCTTCTTGGGCACGCCGCTTGTCACCCACAAGTCCGTGAGGTGAGCCAACCTATTACTCTATGGCCTCTCTCCAAGCAGGGGAAGCACATAGTAGCGCCCGTTGTGCCTTACTAGAAGCACCTCTCTACCCTGCTGCACGACCCCGGGGTCGAAACTGACACTCCTCCTCGGCAACTCTAGATATTCGTAGCTTCCCTCAAGCGCCTGGAGATGAATGCTAGATGGCGTTTCCGCGGCTACCAGCACCCTCTTCTCCTCCTCGAACCTCGGGCGGCGCAGCAACTTCCACGCATCCTCTACGGTTAGGCGGTGCACCCTGCGCGACCCCACCATACGTATATAGACAAAACCCGCCTTGATACCCTCAACGTGATAGAGCTTACCGTTAAACTCGACTATCGTACCCTTGGTGAAGAAGGGTAGGCGCACGCTCAACGTCAACCGTTTCTTTGGCCTACCGTCGCTACGCCTCCCTACAAGCTTCCAACTCTCCACTACCTTAGCGCCAAGCACCGATCTTATCTTCGAGGCTATGGCCTTAGCAGCACCCTGATCAACTAGTATTAGGTCGAAGCCCTCGCGTTGCTCGACCACGTCGACTATGTACTCGCGGAGGCTTGGCGATAGGCGTGCAAGGAGCGCTTCTACAGCCTCTCGCTGCTCCTCGGTTAGCTTGCCACCTTCGCCTCTCACCTGGAGTATCGCTTCTATAGCGCCGCCAGCTTTCTTGAAGCACTGTGGACACAGCTGCTTCTTCACGTCAACACGGACACGGTACTCTAGTTTAGCCTCCTCGCCCGAACTGCGCAAGCGCGCAACTACAGTTGCTAACGCATGATCACCGTGGTACTGGTCGCGCACATACTCTACACTCTCGACGCGATAAGATTCCACCTCCTGGTTAGGCTTAAAGGCGGCAGACAGTGTGAGCTTGAGAACCTCGCGTATAACATCCTCTATATCGACTGCGTCGATCGGCGGCGGATACCATCTACCTTCGAACCGGTAGGCACCACATCTAGAGCATACCGTGATATCTATGCGTTTGGGGAACCGACCTAGCCCCTCCACCTCGAGATAGCACTCTAAACAGAGCCTCCCGTCAACCAGGCGCGCTTCCCGGCCACAACGTACGCATCGTGTAAGCAAAAGTGTCCACCCCGGCAGCCGCGTCTCACCAGGTCATCCGGATTACTTGTGCATGAGGGACACCTTGTACACGCAAGATGGCTTGTGGATGAACGAGGCCCTCCCGCACAGCCGCGTTCACGATATTCTCCCCAACTAGGTTGAGCAGAGTCGCCGTCTTAGCCTCTTCAAGCGCAACACTTAGCGGCACAAGCCTCTCTCCATAGAAGTTTGGATCCACGTAAAGTGTTATCTTGTCCTCTTTGAGCCTTGCACCCAGCACCTCCTCGTCACAGATAGCTACTAGTTTCTCACCGTTAACCTCGAACACCTTCATGTAGACTAGAGGCTCTTGCACTAGCCTGCACCCTCGAGAGGAGGGGAGCCAGACAGACCCCTATAGCGCTGACCATGCGACAGCACGAACAAACTGAGCGTGTAAAAAGTGCGAGGGGGTAGAAGCCAGCGCCCTTAGAAACCGAATAGGCTCTCAAGACCGCCGGCGAGCTCCTCCTCGCTGACGCCCTCCTTCTTCTCCTCTTCCTCTTCCTTCTTCTCTTCCTCCTTCTTCTCCTCGGCGGCGGCAGCCGGCGCAGCCGCAGCCGGAGCAGCAGCTGGCGCTACCGGCATCGCGGTGGCGGTCTTTATCACCTCGTCAATGTTAATCTCCTTGAGAGCCGCGACAACAGCCTTGATCCTAACCTCATCTGGCTGAACACCTAGAGCCTCGAATATCTTCTTGAGGTTCTCCTCACTGATCTCCTTACCCATGGCGTGTAGCAAGAGGCTCGCGTAGATGTACTCCATCCCTTTGCCCCCGTCGCCGTGGCGGACGTGCAGAGCCCCTAATAAGCGTGAAATTAGCGGTGCATTGTATAGCGGTGATATAGGAGACTTCACCACCACCAATATGGGAGTGTGAAGAGCTTGCTGAGTGTAATGAGGGCTGCCGCCGCCAGACTACTATTCTCCAAGTTAAAACACAGTCGCCTACCTTCACACGTCGCCATAATACCGGACGGGAATCGGAGGTGGGCCAGGCGCCGTGGGCTGCCCGCCTGGGTAGGGCACCTCCAAGGATACAAGGTTATGAAGAGAGTTTTGACCCGCTTGTGGGAACTTGGCGTGCGCCACATCACAATCTATGCCCTGTCGCGCGAGAACTGCACTAGAAGGCCACGAGAAGAGTTGACGAGGCTCTACGAGCTACTTGTGAAGGCACTTAGGGATCTTAGGCGCGACCATCGCGTGACACAAGGTCTTGTCAGGCCTCGTGTAATAGGCGATATGAGTCTTGTACCCGACTTCGTGGTTGAAGAGATCCACATTGTCGAAAAGGAAAGCCATAGGAATGCGCCACACACGTTGAACATTTGTGTCTGTTATAGCGGCAGGTGGGAGATACTCGAGGCTGTAAGGAAGATCGCCATTAGCACGAGAGCCGAGCCCAACACTATCGACGAGGATACGTTTACCCGCTTGCTGCCTATGGGTGACGTACCTCCACCCGACCTGCTTATACGGACTGGTGGAGAGCTACGGCTCAGCAATTTCCTCTTATGGCATGTCGCATACACAGAGCTGTACTTCACCAGGCGTCTTTGGCCGGATTTTGACGATTTTGAGCTTGCAAAAGCGCTACTTAGCTACTCGAGGAGGGAGAGGAGGTTCGGTGCGTGACTAGCTCTCCTATGAACCTCAGGAGGGCGATTAATGCTATACCTATTAGCACTGTTAGCATTGCCCCGCTCGATACTATGGCCAGCGCGAGCTCCATGGGTGTCGGGGTGGCTGTCAGACTTCTGAGCGTCGCGGATAGCTGGTAGAGTATCACGACGATCATTATTACCAGCAGGAGACTTACAAGCTCGTTTATCACTGCAATGTCGCGACCTAACATCTTCGAGACTATTCGCGCCGCTACTACGCTTATTCCAGCCAAGCCTATGAGAGGCGCGCTAGATGCGAGGATCTCAGCTAGCACGTAGTGCATAGGTTTGCTATACATTGCTTGGAGTGTGTAGTACGCTATACCTATGGCAGCAGCAATGCTAACAGTTGCTATTAACGATGCGAGCGTCATTATCGGGTTTCGCGCCCATATCTCGATCATCCGTTCCTCGAGACCAAACCCTCTTATGATCATGAGTACACCGGCGATAAGTAGAAGCGCGGTGAACGCGTACCTCAGTAACCCGAGCATCGCGAGTATCGCAAATCCTGTTATCAACACACCCGGGTATCCTAGAAAGACCCTCGCAAACCTTGGCTCTATGAGCGCCTTCTTCAAGTAGCGACCAATGAGTATGTAGGTCTCCTCGACACCCCTAAGCTGTTCAACAACGACACGGCGTACTGAGAGTATAGGCGCGATTCCCTGCAAGACCGGTATAACCTCCTCATCCTCGCGACCATCGGCCACAAGCACTATACCCTCAATGTTATGCTCACGGACTATGTTCTCAACCTGTTCTCTAATCCTCAAGTCAGCTTTAACAGGATCGAGTGCATCGCCAGCAACAACCGCAACTATAGGCTCAAAACCCTGCGCGCGGAGGCTCCGCGCCGTATTAACAGCTGCATACAACACGTTTAGATCGGGATCCTCTGGGCGCACCACACCAAACACTCTTGCAGCATCCAAAACAGCCTCTTCACCAACTATAGGGGTGTTCAGCCCAACCCTCCCAATGTCATCGTCACGGTCAACCGCCAACACCAGTACTCTCTTCCTCATCCTCCTCGCCCACCACACCATACAACGCCTTCATCTCCAGCATCGTGAGAGGCTCACCCCTCTCCAGCTTCTCTAGCGCGCGACGCCTAATCTCCTCAAGCGCTCTCCTAGACTTCTCGTCAACAACACCCTTCCTTATCCTCTCCAGCTCCTCCCTAACCTCCCTTAATCTCTCAACTTTCTCGGCAATAGCGTTACTAATCTCGTCTATCTCCTTTGATATCCTATCAATCTCCGCGTCAAGGTCACTTATCTTCCTCGACACTTCCTCAGCCTGCCCACGCAACTCCTGGATACGCGCCTTGACCCTCCCTATCTCCTCCCTCACCTGGTTTATCTTCCTGCGCACCTCCTCCAGATCCATACGTATCATAGTCAACCTACCCTTCTTCTCGACAAGATCCTCGAAGACCTTTCTAGCCTCAAGGGTCTTCTCGAGAATAGCCTCGAGACGCGCTATCTCCTCTATAATCTCGCGCTCCGCATCCAACGGAAGCACTTCCGTCTGTTGCTTCCACTCCAACTCCTCTATACGAGCACGTATCGCTGCAACAGAGCGCCTGGCATAGGGGCGCAGCTCCGCTAGTACCCTACGCTGTATGTTGATCTCTTGGAGCAGCTGGCGGAGCTGGGTATACAAGTTGTTCCTCTGCTCTTTTAGCGCGTTGAGCTGCTGGAGTAGCTTCTCGCGCTCCTCACGCAGCCTTCTAATCTCCTCACGGAGCTGTCTCACACGCTCCACAAGCTGACGGCGTTGAGAGCGCAGCCTCCTAACCTGCTCTATGAGCGCATACCTCTTCTCCTTCAACGCTCTAATCTCGTCACGCAAACGGTCCATCTCTCGAATGAGAGCCTCCTCTTGCGGTGTTAGCGCCAAGCGCCTCTCCACCCCCCGGGTTACACCAGGCTCATGATGTAGCTTACTACCTGACCCCAGGCTAGTGCTGCCAGTGCCAATGGGAAATAGAACTTCCATAGACCTCTAAGGGCCTTATCGAGCCTAGCTCTGCCGTAGACGACTCTAAGGTAGACAGCGAGAAGCATGAAGGCCAACGCCTTTAGGAATAGCACTATACCGCTCCAGGGCCATGACGTTGCAGGTAGCCAGCCCCCTAGGAACAACACTGCGAACACAAGACCGAGTATGTAGAGCTTAAGGTAGTCTATCGCCATTGCTACCGCGAATAATACACCACTATACTCGGTGTACGGACCTGCCACTATCTCCTGCTCGCCCAGCACCAGGTCGAATGGTATACGGTCACAAGCCGCCAAGGCTGCAACGAAGAACACTAGTGCTGCAAGAGGGTTGAGGATTATACCTGGTAAGCCTAGCCTGGCCTGCACCTCTACAGCCTCAACTAGATCCAGGGTACCCAGGACTGATGCTCCGGCAAGCGCTGCGAGAAGAAGCACCGGCTCATAGCTCGAGTTTAGTATCGCCTCTCGTAGGGACCCTAGCAGACTGAAGCGGTTATCGCTAGCCCAACCCATTATGATTATAGGTATCGGTGATAACGCGAGGGCCGCGAGTACAATTAGCAGGGAGGTTGGGCTTTCAACTGCTACTGCAGCTGGCCCGCCAGGTATCACCGAGAACGTGACGAGGAGTACTGCTGTTACGAGAGCCGGGGCTAATACGAATGCCGGAATATCCACACTGATGGGAATAACAGGTTCTTGGAAGAAGAATCGAATACCGTCTGCCATGGGCTGCAAGGCGCCCGCGATTCTCCTCGAGACGTAGTAGGGTCCTATGCGTCGCTGTGCTCTTGCAGTCAACTTGCGCTCAAGGTATATGATTATGAGTGCTGATAGTAGCGCTGCAGCCGCCCCCGGCATTAGGAGCGCAGATAACACGGCGGGGCTCATCAACCACTCAATCAAAACTATACCCCTCTAGCACCGGTGGGTGTGGGAGGGCTTTACTATCTCCTTACAATGAGCCTCACTTGTCTGCCTCGGGCGGGAAGTAATCGAGGCTACCGTATATCGCTGGGAGGTCCATCAGCCTCTCTCCTATAGCCAGCTCTCTCAACAGTATCGCGTTGCGGAAGGATGGTGTGACTACCCTAGCCCTGTAAGGCGCCAACCCGCCGTCACTCACAATGTGGTATAGTATCTCGCCGCGGCCCGCCTCTACACGCGTCACGACCTCCCCTTTGGGGACACGTAGGTTGGCGAAAATCGCAGGGAACTTCGCGACACCCTCGTCTATGAACTTGCGCGCCGCCGGCGGCACCATGCGGTAGAATTTCTCTGCCATTATCTTGCCCTCTGGTAGTCTCTTGAGAGCTTTCCGTACGAG
The Pyrolobus fumarii 1A DNA segment above includes these coding regions:
- a CDS encoding serine protein kinase RIO, whose translation is MAAYEVMRRLKLDRFAGVVSAGKEARVYRAVGRDGKEYAVKIYLTATAEFRRSIYKYIMGDPRFEGVDLSNTKRLFFAWARKEFRNLKRMYEAGVQVPKPYLVYQNIIVMEFIGREGKRAPLIKEVYKELDEEELVNVFNQVFENMKRIYCCARLVHADLSEYNIMYLDGKIYIIDVAQAVDLNHPLAMEFLKHDVETIHAFFADEAGLDIPSPEEMIREITECKNVQCVKRRVDE
- a CDS encoding translation initiation factor aIF-1A, encoding MPKKRREETSSTREPPLPNPEEGTTLCVIERLLGADYILARCADGMTRKVRIPGSMRRRVWMREGDLILVAPWDFKPERGDVIYRYSKDEVRRLVEKGVIPEELLELIEAEEAE
- a CDS encoding 60S ribosomal export protein NMD3, with protein sequence MLTRCVRCGREARLVDGRLCLECYLEVEGLGRFPKRIDITVCSRCGAYRFEGRWYPPPIDAVDIEDVIREVLKLTLSAAFKPNQEVESYRVESVEYVRDQYHGDHALATVVARLRSSGEEAKLEYRVRVDVKKQLCPQCFKKAGGAIEAILQVRGEGGKLTEEQREAVEALLARLSPSLREYIVDVVEQREGFDLILVDQGAAKAIASKIRSVLGAKVVESWKLVGRRSDGRPKKRLTLSVRLPFFTKGTIVEFNGKLYHVEGIKAGFVYIRMVGSRRVHRLTVEDAWKLLRRPRFEEEKRVLVAAETPSSIHLQALEGSYEYLELPRRSVSFDPGVVQQGREVLLVRHNGRYYVLPLLGERP
- a CDS encoding DUF424 domain-containing protein: MQEPLVYMKVFEVNGEKLVAICDEEVLGARLKEDKITLYVDPNFYGERLVPLSVALEEAKTATLLNLVGENIVNAAVREGLVHPQAILRVQGVPHAQVIRMTW
- the rpl12p gene encoding 50S ribosomal protein P1, translating into MEYIYASLLLHAMGKEISEENLKKIFEALGVQPDEVRIKAVVAALKEINIDEVIKTATAMPVAPAAAPAAAAPAAAAEEKKEEEKKEEEEEKKEGVSEEELAGGLESLFGF
- the uppS gene encoding polyprenyl diphosphate synthase, with the translated sequence MRAAAARLLFSKLKHSRLPSHVAIIPDGNRRWARRRGLPAWVGHLQGYKVMKRVLTRLWELGVRHITIYALSRENCTRRPREELTRLYELLVKALRDLRRDHRVTQGLVRPRVIGDMSLVPDFVVEEIHIVEKESHRNAPHTLNICVCYSGRWEILEAVRKIAISTRAEPNTIDEDTFTRLLPMGDVPPPDLLIRTGGELRLSNFLLWHVAYTELYFTRRLWPDFDDFELAKALLSYSRRERRFGA
- a CDS encoding DUF373 family protein produces the protein MRKRVLVLAVDRDDDIGRVGLNTPIVGEEAVLDAARVFGVVRPEDPDLNVLYAAVNTARSLRAQGFEPIVAVVAGDALDPVKADLRIREQVENIVREHNIEGIVLVADGREDEEVIPVLQGIAPILSVRRVVVEQLRGVEETYILIGRYLKKALIEPRFARVFLGYPGVLITGFAILAMLGLLRYAFTALLLIAGVLMIIRGFGLEERMIEIWARNPIMTLASLIATVSIAAAIGIAYYTLQAMYSKPMHYVLAEILASSAPLIGLAGISVVAARIVSKMLGRDIAVINELVSLLLVIMIVVILYQLSATLRSLTATPTPMELALAIVSSGAMLTVLIGIALIALLRFIGELVTHRTSSPSSSS
- a CDS encoding coiled-coil protein, giving the protein MALTPQEEALIREMDRLRDEIRALKEKRYALIEQVRRLRSQRRQLVERVRQLREEIRRLREEREKLLQQLNALKEQRNNLYTQLRQLLQEINIQRRVLAELRPYARRSVAAIRARIEELEWKQQTEVLPLDAEREIIEEIARLEAILEKTLEARKVFEDLVEKKGRLTMIRMDLEEVRRKINQVREEIGRVKARIQELRGQAEEVSRKISDLDAEIDRISKEIDEISNAIAEKVERLREVREELERIRKGVVDEKSRRALEEIRRRALEKLERGEPLTMLEMKALYGVVGEEDEEESTGVGG
- the nuoH gene encoding NADH-quinone oxidoreductase subunit NuoH, which gives rise to MIEWLMSPAVLSALLMPGAAAALLSALIIIYLERKLTARAQRRIGPYYVSRRIAGALQPMADGIRFFFQEPVIPISVDIPAFVLAPALVTAVLLVTFSVIPGGPAAVAVESPTSLLIVLAALALSPIPIIIMGWASDNRFSLLGSLREAILNSSYEPVLLLAALAGASVLGTLDLVEAVEVQARLGLPGIILNPLAALVFFVAALAACDRIPFDLVLGEQEIVAGPYTEYSGVLFAVAMAIDYLKLYILGLVFAVLFLGGWLPATSWPWSGIVLFLKALAFMLLAVYLRVVYGRARLDKALRGLWKFYFPLALAALAWGQVVSYIMSLV